In Peptostreptococcus equinus, the DNA window CTTATATTCGACTTTAATATTGTTGTATTTGCTTTTTTTAGCCATTTACTCCCCCATATCTATGTCAACGCTCTAACTATTTTAATTTTATTAGTACAGCATTTAGTGTCGTCCCCTTTTTCATCTATGCTTCCTAAAGCTTCTATTTCTGCTACTTTATTATCGCCATCAAAGTTATAGTAATTAAAACAGTCGTTTAATTCTTTACAAAAATGAAACCCTCTCTTACATATAATCGGTTCTTCATCTATTGCATATTCTTCTCCTACTGAGTATTGAAAATCTCTACACTTCCAATCTGGGTTAAAAACTTTATATCCTTTCATATTGTCCTCCTACTTATTTAGTT includes these proteins:
- a CDS encoding DUF7666 domain-containing protein — encoded protein: MKGYKVFNPDWKCRDFQYSVGEEYAIDEEPIICKRGFHFCKELNDCFNYYNFDGDNKVAEIEALGSIDEKGDDTKCCTNKIKIVRALT